GTCCGACCAGCTCGCGGCCTCGATCACGTGGCTGCTGAGCGACGACTCGACGAACGTCAGCGGCGCGATCCTCGCCTCGGACGGCGGCTGGTCCGCCGCGTGAACTGACACCGGCGCGTCGGGCCGCGGCTCGACGCGCCGGTGCGCGGCTGGAGGCGGGACACCTCGCTCACGGAGCACAGCGGCACCGCGCGCGGACGCCGTCTAGGACAGCACCTCCACGACCGCCGGCACGAGCGCCATCGCGGTGCGGCGGTAGCCGAGCGCGCTGGGGTGGAAGCGGTCGAGGCTGAACATCTCGTGCGGGTCGGAGATGAACACGGCGCCCACCGCACGGCGCAGAGACACCGGCCGCGCCCCCGCCGCCGATGCCGCCGCGGCCTGCGCGTTCGCGAGACGCCGCGAGATCCGTGCCCCGAGCGCGCGCAGCGGCTGCGGCACGGGCCGCAGCGCACCGAGGTCGGGGCACGTGCCGACGACGACCTCGGCTCCTGCCGCCCGGAGGCGCCGGATCGCCTGCGTCAAGTGCGTGACCGACGCCGAGATCGGCACGCGATGCGTCACGTCGTTGCCGCCCACGACGATCACCGCCACATCCGCCCGGTAGTCCGCGGGGAGCGCGTCGAGCTGCGCGCCGAGCGCGGACGACTCGGACCCGACCACCGCGGCCGTGCGCAGGCGGACGGGTCGCTTCAGTCGCGCGCCGACGCCCTTGGCGACGCGGGCGCCCAGCGTGTCCTTGCGGCGCTCCGCCCCCAGTCCCGCCGCGATGGAGTCGCCCAGCACGAGCAGCTCGAGCGGCGGCCCGTCGAACCTCTTGCGCCACACCCGGTCGGCGTCGATCGCCTCCTCGCCGTGCGGCTTGCCGATGCGGCTGCG
The Microbacterium sp. JZ31 genome window above contains:
- a CDS encoding SGNH/GDSL hydrolase family protein; protein product: MRAAIIGATAVGGAGAVLGGRALLQRQAAIARSRIGKPHGEEAIDADRVWRKRFDGPPLELLVLGDSIAAGLGAERRKDTLGARVAKGVGARLKRPVRLRTAAVVGSESSALGAQLDALPADYRADVAVIVVGGNDVTHRVPISASVTHLTQAIRRLRAAGAEVVVGTCPDLGALRPVPQPLRALGARISRRLANAQAAAASAAGARPVSLRRAVGAVFISDPHEMFSLDRFHPSALGYRRTAMALVPAVVEVLS